In Papaver somniferum cultivar HN1 unplaced genomic scaffold, ASM357369v1 unplaced-scaffold_12, whole genome shotgun sequence, a single window of DNA contains:
- the LOC113330920 gene encoding F-box/kelch-repeat protein At3g23880-like, with product MVAAAAAAFSSLPEEIQSEILVKLPAKSVLTCKCVCKLWLNLISCPRFINDHLHLSIQNKKNHKLMFTDKESVTGKPLLYSIDHASISSSPDLSCDYIAEKVVLIDYPFEYKEGMEIRILGACNGLICFGILMDTNTSICIWNPTTREYREIQHCDFHINPKQVSRAGFGFDAKTGDYKMVRIGDYEKSDCCKVEVYTFGLHLSKTVLTFAYMYPHEIALRGVFLNGALHWIGSMFSQVNSDCIVSFDVSNEKLMDVALPCIVHPKDGNSKSFKQVGVLDECLSLVLIDEKMVRAEVWTSRRANISLVGKHYSWPKLFIEGA from the exons atggtaGCCGCCGCCGCCGCCGCATTCTCAAGTCTTCCGGAGGAGATTCAATCTGAAATCCTTGTAAAATTACCAGCAAAATCAGTATTAACTTGTAAGTGTGTTTGTAAACTCTGGCTTAATCTAATTTCTTGCCCTAGATTTATCAATGATCATCTTCATCTAAGTATCCAGAATAAGAAGAATCATAAGTTGATGTTCACTGATAAGGAATCTGTTACTGGTAAGCCTCTGCTGTACTCAATTGATCATGCTTCAATATCATCATCACCAGATTTATCATGTGACTATATAGCTGAAAAAGTTGTTCTGATTGATTACCCATTTGAATACAAGGAAGGTATGGAAATTAGGATTTTGGGTGCTTGTAATGGTCTCATTTGCTTTGGTATTCTAATGGATACAAACACTAGTATTTGTATTTGGAACCCGACAACCCGGGAATATAGGGAAATACAACATTGTGATTTTCATATCAACCCCAAGCAAGTTTCTAGAGCTGGGTTTGGTTTTGATGCCAAAACCGGAGATTATAAGATGGTAAGAATTGGGGATTATGAAAAATCTGATTGCTGTAAAGTCGAGGTATATACATTTGGATTGCATTTGTCAAAAACTGTTCTTACCTTCGCTTACATGTACCCACATGAGATAGCCCTTCGTGGTGTTTTTCTTAATGGAGCTCTTCACTGGATAGGCAGTATGTTCAGTCAGGTTAACTCTGATTGTATAGTGTCTTTTGATGTTAGTAATGAGAAACTCATGGATGTGGCATTGCCATGTATAGTGCATCCAAAAGATGGCAACTCGAAATCGTTCAAGCAGGTAGGAGTTTTGGATGAGTGTCTTAGTTTAGTATTAATCGATGAGAAGATGGTCAGAGCTGAAGTATGG ACAAGTAGGAGGGCGAATATTTCCCTTGTGGGCAAACACTATAGTTGGCCAAAGCTTTTTATCGAAGGAGCCTGA